A window from Canis lupus familiaris isolate Mischka breed German Shepherd chromosome 18, alternate assembly UU_Cfam_GSD_1.0, whole genome shotgun sequence encodes these proteins:
- the OR5AN6 gene encoding olfactory receptor family 5 subfamily AN member 6 (The RefSeq protein has 1 substitution compared to this genomic sequence) — protein MAGGRNNTIVIRFILLGFSDYPKLKILLFAGFLGSYVLTVAWNLGLIILIKIDPYLHTPMYFFLSNLSFLDFCYVTSTTPKMLSDFFQKPKSISFLGCTMQYFFFSSLGLTECCLLAAMAYDRYAAICNPLLYTTTMSPPFCVQMMVGAYITGLFGSLIQLCALLQLNFCGPNVINHFFCDLPQLLVLSCSETFFLKVMKFVIAVIFGVISVFVIMISYGYIVATILKISSVEGRSKAFNTCTSHLTAVICFFGSGLFVYMHPSTGNSVGQDKIASVFYTVVIPMLNPLIYSLRNKEIKDALKRCKKRVIFPLLQLKV, from the coding sequence ATGACTGGAGGAAGGAACAATACAATAGTCATCAGATTCATCCTTTTGGGATTCTCAGATTATCCCAAGCTTAAGATTCTTCTCTTTGCAGGATTCTTGGGTTCTTATGTCTTGACAGTGGCCTGGAACCTGGGGCTCATCATCTTGATTAAGATAGACCCTTATCTACATacacccatgtacttcttcctcagcaACTTATCCTTCTTAGATTTTTGCTATGTTACCTCCACAACCCCGAAAATGCTCTCAGACTTCTTCCAGAAGCCTAAATCCATCTCTTTTCTGGGATGCACTATGCAGTACTTCTTCTTCTCTAGCCTGGGTCTGACTGAGTGCTGTCTCCTGGCAGCCATGGCTTATGATCGATATGCTGCTATTTGTAATCCTCTGCTCTACACTACTACCATGTCACCCCCATTCTGTGTACAGATGATGGTTGGAGCCTATATAACTGGTCTCTTTGGTTCATTGATCCAACTGTGTGCTTTACTTCAGCTCAATTTCTGTGGGCCAAATGTTATCAACCATTTCTTCTGTGACCTGCCTCAATTATTAGTCCTATCCTGCTCTGAAACCTTCTTCCTAAAAGTCATGAAGTTTGTGATAGCAGTGATTTTTGGTGTGATATCTGTCTTTGTCATCATGATATCTTATGGTTATATTGTTGCAACCATTCTGAAGATAAGCTCTGTTGAAGGCAGGTCCAAGGCTTTCAACACCTGTACTTCTCACTTGACAGCAGTGATCTGTTTTTTTGGATCAGGACTCTTTGTCTATATGCACCCCAGCACTGGCAATTCTGTGGGCCAGGACAAGATAGCATCAGTCTTCTATACAGTGGTGATCCCGATGTTGAATCCTCTAATTTACAGTCTGAGGAACAAGGAAATCAAAGATGCCCTTAAGAGGTGTAAGAAGAGAGTCATTTTCCCATTGTTACAGCTAAAGGTCTag